The Myripristis murdjan chromosome 8, fMyrMur1.1, whole genome shotgun sequence genomic sequence CACCATGGCGTCATTCCGTCGGCGGTGTGGTGTAAATTCTATAAGTCGGTTGCGGCCTAGTGATTAATACCCTTCCACCTTGCTGGTAAATATACAAGTTATTCTGTGTAATATACTACATGTTTACCGTGTATTACACCCTATATTATAActctttaaattgttttgtgaTTGTAATACCTCGCCTAATTGAAGCGGAATTATATTACGTGTGTCGCCACAAGGGGGCACTGTGACCTTGGTGATTGTGCCTGTTTGTGCTTGTACGTTTTGAGGCatactgcacttttcatttttcctgcctgttgacctgttgcattgttttcctgtctgtagGAAATTTATATCCTCTACAGTTGTCATTATTATGAGTAGTGATATGTTTATCATCTTATTTTGTATTATCACTATTCTGTAATTGTGACCTGCAATTTAAATGGTACTGCTATTATTAAGACATATGTCCTTATTTGTTCATAGACCACACCTACCAAGGATGCACCAGTTtagttgataaaaaaaagaaaaggaaacctGACCTGCCGCCAGTGTCCTGACCGACACTCCACAGCAACAGTCACTTAGTCCTTCCTCAACCAGCTAACCTAATTAACAGTGTACAAGGCAACTCTTTTACGATGCAGTGCAATGGTTTGGGAATTTAACACTAAGCAGAAAAGGGGGGAAAGCAATGAATGAACGGAGTGATATCTTGAGAATTAAATCACATCAACTGGACTCAGTTCTGGGTCTACAATACGTTTGGCCTCTGGACTGCTGGTCAGTCGAGTGATTCAATTGGCAATTACATGAAGTGACGTCGATGACGTCACCGATCTCTGATTGGTTAGTTGTCgacactcctcctccttcagctcgACTGCGCCAAAATGTCCGGCGCTCATTGGACAACTCTCGTGCGGAAATGTCCGCCCAAATTCAAAGTCAGGCGCgcgctgccgctctgccggcagcCTCTTTTCTCATTGGTCGCTGCCCAGCCCTCTCGTGAGCTCCGCGGACATAAAGCGCCGTGTTTGGCCGCTGCAGCTCATTTTCTTTCCCTGTCAACTGCACGAGGAAGACTTGATCATGAGCGGAAGAGGCAAAACCGGCGGCAAGGCTCGCGCTAAGGCCAAGACCCGTTCTTCTCGCGCCGGGCTCCAGTTCCCGGTCGGCCGCGTGCACAGACTTCTGCGTAAAGGTAACTACGCTGAGCGCGTGGGCGCCGGGGCACCCGTCTACCTGGCGGCCGTGCTGGAGTACCTGACCGCTGAGATCCTCGAGCTGGCTGGAAACGCCGCCCGCGACAACAAGAAGACCCGCATCATCCCAAGGCACCTGCAGCTGGCCGTCCGCAACGACGAGGAGCTCAACAAGCTGCTGGGCGGAGTCACCATCGCTCAAGGCGGCGTGCTGCCCAACATCCAGGCCGTGCTGCTGCCCAAGAAGACCGACAAGCCGGCCAAGGCCAAGTAGACCCACAgccaaaccaacacacacaaaggctcttttaagagccacacaaacactgcaataGACGAGTCCTGCCTTAATTACTAATGATAGTGAAATGAGTATTTTACAGTGATTAACAGTTATGTTGTATTTGATCATGAAATGATAAAGCCAAATTTCACCTTTAAACCCATTCAATTTAAGTTCTTTACTAATGTGGGTTTTCTCAGCCTTTTTAAGTTACACATGGTGCTGTTTCCTGGAGTTCACTGTAAGGATCCCATGTGTAACAACACCACTAATAGGCAGATAGGCAGATTTACATTATTGATct encodes the following:
- the LOC115363240 gene encoding histone H2A; this translates as MSGRGKTGGKARAKAKTRSSRAGLQFPVGRVHRLLRKGNYAERVGAGAPVYLAAVLEYLTAEILELAGNAARDNKKTRIIPRHLQLAVRNDEELNKLLGGVTIAQGGVLPNIQAVLLPKKTDKPAKAK